A genomic segment from Aspergillus puulaauensis MK2 DNA, chromosome 1, nearly complete sequence encodes:
- a CDS encoding uncharacterized protein (COG:I;~EggNog:ENOG410PJS4;~InterPro:IPR000873,IPR020845,IPR042099,IPR025110;~PFAM:PF00501,PF13193), protein MGHQRTLCNTVHPERNYLHNSVELEWDRVTDIQELENTTICLLYSSGTTGPAKGVMLSHMNLVSEALFTQLVLRDSRRGKPHLNVPYRTVGHLPTAHIAGCLGYFITPAVAGGTVYWMPKFNIDGFIDYCKKYQVTFLATAPPVYHAIVRSNRVTDQFKTLVRAESGAAPLSLELQEQAERKLECSISQRWGMTESTGSVTTMPWGESDNTGSISPLLPNTRLRLVDEEMRDVGLGEEGEILLKGPMITKGYFENPEATADAFTPDGWYKTGDIGGYKDGKVIMVDRKKELIKYKGLQVSPVEVEGLLLTHGSVADVAVIGAPDPDAPGNELPRAYVVLKAGKRVSEAELKEYVKSNIARHKQLRGGVIFIDEIPKSASGKILRRILRDQARSSMARQAKL, encoded by the exons ATGGGTCACCAGCGGACACTTTGCAACACAGTTCACCCCGAGAGAAACTACCTGCATAATAGCGTTGAGCTAGAATGGGACCGAGTCACGGATATTCAGGAACTGGAAAATACAACAATTTGCCTGTTGTATTCCAGCGGCACGACGGGACCAGCCAAAGGAGTAATGCTGTCTCACATGAATCTTGTCTCCGAAGCTCTGTTCACTCAGTTGGTCCTGCGGGACTCTAGGCGAGGAAAACCACATTTGAATGTTCCTTATCGTACAGTCGGTCATCTCCCAACGGCCCATATTGCGGGATGTTTGGGATATTTCATCACACCCGCGGTTGCTGGAGGGACGGTATATTGGATGCCCAAATTCAACATCGATGGATTCATCGACTACTGCAAGAAGTACCAAGTAACTTTCTTGGCAACTGCACCTCCGGTATACCATGCAATTGTGCGAAGTAACCGCGTGACTGATCAATTCAAAACGCTTGTCCGGGCAGAATCGGGTGCAGCCCCTCTGAGCCTTGAGCTCCAGGAGCAAGCGGAAAGGAAGCTGGAATGCAGTATCAGTCAGCGCTGGGGAATGACGGAGTCAACTGGCAGCGTGACAACGATGCCTTGGGGCGAGTCCGATAATACTGGGAGTATCAGCCCACTGTTACCCAACACAAGATTACGACTTGTGGACGAAGAGATGAGAGACGTTGggcttggagaggagggcgaaATTCTGCTAAAGGGTCCGATGATCACGAAAGGGTATTTCGAAAATCCGGAGGCAACGGCAGATGCATTCACGCCGGATGGCTGGTATAAAACCGGGGATATTGGCGGCTATAAAGACGGGAAAGTCATCATGGTTGATCGAAAAAAG GAGCTTATCAAGTACAAGGGGCTGCAGGTTTCTCCTGTCGAAGTGGAAGGGCTTCTCCTCACGCATGGAAGCGTTGCAGACGTTGCCGTTATCGGTGCACCTGATCCAGACGCGCCAGGCAATGAGCTGCCTCGAGCATACGTTGTGCTCAAGGCCGGCAAGCGGGTATCCGAGGCCGAGTTGAAGGAGTACGTCAAGTCCAACATCGCACGCCATAAGCAACTCCGGGGCGGAGTTATATTTATCGACGAGATACCCAAGAGCGCATCAGGCAAAATTCTTCGGAGAATCCTGAGAGACCAAGCACGAAGCTCAATGGCACGACAAGCCAAGCTATAG
- a CDS encoding putative methionine aminopeptidase, type II (COG:O;~EggNog:ENOG410PMEP;~InterPro:IPR000994,IPR036388,IPR036390,IPR002468, IPR036005,IPR001714,IPR018349;~MEROPS:MER0001728;~PFAM:PF00557;~go_function: GO:0070006 - metalloaminopeptidase activity [Evidence IEA];~go_process: GO:0006508 - proteolysis [Evidence IEA]): MGSKSPEYDGHQGQENSNGPIESPTGGMPRGEMHTTDGDGTLGDSDEGDDDEAQPAALTNGTTNSQKKKRKSKKKSKKKASKKQSSPPRVPLSELFPQGNYPVGEVQHYESDVENTSRTPAKELRYMSYRHLEDDSFLDDYRKAAEVHRQVRKWTQEHVKPGQGLMSIAEDIDDGVRALLGHAGLEPGDSLKAGLGFPTGLSLNNVVAHYTPNPGHKDIILQSNDVMKVDFGVHINGWIVDSAFTMSFDPVYDNLLAAVKDATNTGLKNAGIDVRISDVSAAIQEAMESYEVEIGGKTFPVKPVRSITGHDIKQYRIHGGKSIPFVKNSDQTKMEEGEIFAIETFGSTGRGFTYEDVGVYGYGKSYDAPRNVSLPLASARSLYKTINENFGTIVFCRRYLDRLGLKRYLAGMNTLVQHGVVDVYAPLVDVKGSYSAQFEHTVLLRESNKEVISRGDDY, encoded by the exons ATGGGCTCGAAATCTCCCGAATACGATGGccatcaaggtcaag AAAACTCAAATGGGCCCATCGAGTCGCCCACGGGTGGAATGCCACGGGGTGAGATGCACACAACGGATGGGGACGGTACTCTCGGAGACAGTGACGAAggggacgacgacgaagcgcAACCGGCCGCGTTAACTAACGGAACTACGAACAGtcagaaaaagaagagaaaatccaagaagaagagcaagaagaaggcttccAAGAAGCAATCTTCGCCACCTAGGGTCCCACTCTCTGAGCTGTTCCCGCAGGGCAATTACCCTGTCGGCGAAGTTCAACACTATGAGTCTGACGTGGAGAACACCTCACGGACTCCGGCCAAAGAGCTGCGCTATATGTCCTATCGCCACCTCGAGGACGATTCGTTCCTCGATGACTATCGAAAGGCTGCGGAGGTCCATCGCCAGGTCCGAAAGTGGACACAGGAGCATGTTAAGCCAGGACAGGGCCTGATGAGCATTGCCGAGGACATTGATGACGGCGTGCGGGCGCTGCTAGGCCATGCTGGTCTGGAGCCTGGTGACAGTCTCAAGGCTGGACTAGGCTTCCCGACAGGCCTGTCGCTAAATAATGTCGTTGCGCACTACACGCCCAATCCCGGACATAAGGATATCATCCTGCAGTCGAACGATGTGATGAAGGTCGATTTTGGTGTTCACATCAACGGGTGGATTGTGGACAGTGCGTTCACCATGAGTTTTGATCCGGTATACGACAATCTTCTGGCAGCAGTTAAAGATGCCACCAATACCGGACTCAAG AATGCGGGGATCGATGTCCGTATCAGCGATGTTAGCGCAGCCATCCAAGAGGCCATGGAAAGCTACGAAGTTGAAATCGGAGGGAAGACATTCCCCGTGAAGCCGGTGCGGAGTATCACTGGTCACGATATCAAACAGTATCGCATCCACGGTGGGAAGTCGATCCCGTTTGTCAAAAACTCAGATCAGACAAagatggaagagggagagattTTCGCCATTGAAACCTTTGGGAGCACTGGCCGAGGCTTTACATATGAAGAC GTTGGCGTTTACGGCTATGGGAAGTCATATGATGCTCCTCGCAATGTGTCTTTGCCTTTGGCTTCCGCAAGGTCCCTGTACAAGACAATCAATGAAAACTTTGGAACCATTGTTTTCTGTCGCCGCTATCTGGACCGGCTCGGTTTGAAGCGGTATTTAGCTGGC ATGAACACTCTTGTACAGCACGGGGTTGTCGATGTCTACGCCCCTCTTGTTGACGTCAAGGGGTCGTACTCGGCGCAGTTTGAACAt ACTGTTCTGCTGCGAGAGTCGAACAAGGAAGTTATCAGTCGCGGAGACGACTATTGA
- the PAM17 gene encoding presequence translocated-associated motor subunit PAM17 (BUSCO:EOG09264HN5;~COG:U;~EggNog:ENOG410PMZU;~InterPro:IPR013875;~PFAM:PF08566;~TransMembrane:2 (i113-133o153-177i);~go_component: GO:0001405 - PAM complex, Tim23 associated import motor [Evidence IEA]), translated as MHTTLISNPVRSAVLCTRLPSATLNPIAFQSSSSLHQVVSLKSQARPSSTSTVRFPKATPSLQIVSSRPQAPTATCMSQTPSVRSNFSTAAREEAAKLDWNSFFKLRASRRRYTLGSSIASSAATTVTGLQILSSQNLENLGAQVMGLDPFVVLGMATAACGAAGWLVGPFLGNAIWGVVNRKYKTAVNVKEKEFFDRIRRYRVDPSSNSIANPVPDYYGEKIGSVQGYRQWLKDQRAYNRKRRNFIA; from the exons ATGCACACAACTCTCATCAGCAACCCGGTGCGTAGCGCTGTGCTTTGCACTCGCCTGCCTTCCGCAACGCTAAACCCAATCGCCTtccaatcctcttcctccctccATCAAGTCGTCTCGCTCAAGTCCCAAGCACGCCCATCAAGCACCTCCACAGTACGATTCCCCAAGGCTACTCCTTCGCTTCAGATTGTGTCCTCTCGACCCCAAGCGCCAACTGCAACATGCATGAGCCAAACGCCATCGGTCcgctccaacttctccacgGCCGCCCgtgaagaagccgccaagcTCGACTGGAACTCGTTCTTCAAACTTCGTGCCTCTCGTCGGCGATATACCCTAGGGTCCTCGATTGCGAGCTCAGCGGCTACCACCGTGACCGGTCTGCAGATACTTTCGAGTCAGAACCTGGAGAACCTCGGTGCGCAAGTCATGGGCTTGGATCCATTTGTTGTTCTGGGTATGGCGACCGCGGCCTGCGGTGCTGCCGGATGGCTTGTCGGGCCATTCTTGGGAAATGCCATCTGGGGGGTTGTTAACCGGAAGTACAAGACGGCAGTTAATGTG aaagagaaagagttCTTCGACAGGATCCGGAGGTACCGAGTCGACCCCTCCTCTAATTCGATTGCGAACCCTGTGCCCGATTACTACGGCGAGAAGATTGGCAGTGTCCAAGGATACCGGCAATGGCTCAAGGACCAGCGTGCTTATAACCGCAAGAGACGCAACTTTATTGCCTAG
- a CDS encoding putative integral membrane protein (COG:W;~EggNog:ENOG410PN85;~InterPro:IPR006838;~PFAM:PF04750;~TransMembrane:6 (i20-37o57-78i90-110o130-147i154-173o193-214i);~go_component: GO:0016021 - integral component of membrane [Evidence IEA]) → MPPSITKVHPLQRLPSPSRGFSALVHASGLASFIWSFKYMHDNPNFANEAYGWHFQYLTVIGLSLATITFTFGLLADITLSPRLFLLKNLLSICSAPMEVLISILYWSLRLIDERLVIPDWAVIPMRADISFHAIPSIVFLIDLLFLSPPWTITIGPALGLSSTIAVSYWFWVERCSQLNGWYPYPIFEQVPFEGRVGLFVLSAVVMALSTATLKWLHGRVNGFGTPVKPQARPGAVKANGGL, encoded by the exons ATGCCTCCCTCGATTACCAAAGTGCACCCATTGCAGCGGCTACCCAGCCCCTCGAGGGGATTTTCGGCATTAGTTCAT GCATCCGGGCTGGCCAGCTTTATATGGTCGTTCAAATA TATGCACGATAATCCTAACTTTGC CAATGAAGCATACGGATGGCACTTCCAGTACCTGACCGTCATCGGGCTCTCGCTCGCAACGATTACCTTTACCTTTGGCCTCCTGGCTGATATCACCCTCTCACCGCGGCTATTCTTACTCAAGAATCTATTGTCTATCTGTAGCGCTCCCATGGAAGTTCTCATTAGTATTCTTTACTGGAGCCTTCGCCTT ATCGACGAACGCCTCGTCATTCCTGACTGGGCAGTTATCCCTATGCGTGCCG ACATCAGCTTCCATGCCATCCCATCAATCGTCTTCCTGATagaccttctcttcctctctccacCATGGACAATCACTATCGGCCCCGCCCTCGGCCTCTCAAGCACCATCGCAGTCAGCTACTGGTTCTGGGTGGAACGCTGTTCCCAGCTCAATGGATG GTACCCTTATCCAATCTTCGAACAAGTTCCCTTCGAAGGCCGCGTCGGGCTCTTTGTTCTCAGTGCTGTCGTGATGGCTCTCAGCACCGCAACCCTGAAGTGGCTCCATGGCCGCGTCAATGGGTTTGGTACGCCGGTGAAACCTCAGGCTCGACCAGGTGCTGTTAAGGCGAATGGGGGTCTGTAA
- a CDS encoding Zn(II)2Cys6 transcription factor (COG:S;~EggNog:ENOG410PJM7;~InterPro:IPR036864,IPR021858,IPR001138;~PFAM:PF00172,PF11951;~go_function: GO:0000981 - DNA-binding transcription factor activity, RNA polymerase II-specific [Evidence IEA];~go_function: GO:0008270 - zinc ion binding [Evidence IEA];~go_process: GO:0006355 - regulation of transcription, DNA-templated [Evidence IEA]) — MPRARRPGAPEPKRRSRKGCWPCKARKIKCGEEKPSCLNCQGQNEPCDYSLRLNWGGRARRRSSVDSPGSQSGSLSFSFPLSPLDLSQEYSAGAVRRFKPSGLEENTAQDVPASALLWEAGHAGGISIGRAYPGRLHDIQDSATVPDQSLNQPTCTADRPPVDMDLSREGVPDNPVPNSFGAPHYHAPLNTGSSISALLNFNLPSGPVSQPISFIRPSIDAPGYTVNQSSGLPDYQNLSGSPPVDVGPTGVSDSPSDSHGTLSPRSLDTSVFTSSTPGDQKDSPDMFLPGFIDGRPGTAPDRAKHARSDSFCARLRNSRVTFDEYRSLTNSEKWHAYLTSVTDHYGMDCGRPDMDLGNNDDHSAINVNDALGTLQSKTSKVSSPETTQTENGHDRTSGYKYDYYASPVAINIPRYLSPLPPSLIHVPINLMYFHHFLNHTARVLVTHDCGDNPFSSVLPSMAIGDSNLLNLMLAYSASHRARFLGHSEPANRIAHWVRNVFPSLRLALENAQEKITDSHLATAIMLLSLEIVSPSTFEVPIPWQNHLKLARDLFLARKSQIAYPGNRVGAFLTRWLGYLDILGSLSCRRHLPPLLEYYSVLNTCTIVEDWDEFAIDCMTGFTPRTGLFLMQLGGLVHHCDNERFDDMEEFLPNWQPSPDTVRRAEALISDWETLDAHAHAYEKHYQDCESSDIISIDRAFRYAGLVHLHRRVLGDPPGSVSVSKALNGLMQSVTAIQSGSAIEAGVLFPIFTAGCETQNLEQRAEIKERLETLEGIGMKQIQNARTLMQRSWDTNLPWIAFAQGEFIG; from the exons ATGCCGCGTGCTAGAAGGCCCGGAGCTCCCGAGCCCAAGCGGAGATCACGCAAAGGATGCTG GCCCTGTAAGGCTCGGAAGATCAAATG tGGGGAGGAAAAACCGTCTTGCCTGAATTGTCAAGGCCAAAATGAACCATGCGACTACAGCCTCCGCTTGAACTGGGGCggaagggcgagaagaaggtccTCAGTCGACTCCCCAGGCTCCCAGTCCGGTAgcctttctttctcgttTCCTTTATCACCTCTGGATCTCTCACAGGAATATTCGGCCGGCGCTGTCCGACGGTTCAAGCCCAgtgggttggaggagaacaCTGCACAGGATGTACCTGCGAGCGCGTTGCTCTGGGAGGCTGGACACGCAGGGGGGATAAGTATAGGAAGAGCGTACCCTGGCAGGTTACATGATATCCAAGATTCTGCGACTGTCCCTGACCAGTCTCTTAATCAACCCACTTGTACAGCCGATAGACCTCCAGTAGATATGGACCTGTCGCGAGAGGGCGTGCCTGACAACCCGGTTCCGAATTCATTTGGTGCTCCTCATTACCACGCGCCCCTCAATACCGGCTCTAGCATCTCTGCGTTGCTCAACTTCAATTTGCCCTCCGGTCCCGTTTCCCAACCAATATCCTTCATTCGGCCATCAATAGACGCGCCTGGATACACCGTTAACCAGTCGTCGGGCCTGCCTGACTACCAGAACCTCTCTGGTTCACCTCCGGTTGATGTGGGCCCTACAGGGGTTTCCGATAGCCCTTCGGATTCCCATGGAACTCTTTCGCCTCGCTCACTTGACACAAGTGTGTTCACGTCTAGCACTCCTGGGGACCAGAAAGACTCTCCAGATATGTTTCTACCTGGCTTTATTGACGGACGTCCTGGCACTGCACCCGATAGGGCAAAACATGCCAGGTCAGATTCTTTCTGTGCACGGTTGCGTAATAGTCGGGTTACATTTGATGAGTACCGCAGCCTTACAAACTCCGAGAAATGGCACGCCTATCTCACTAGTGTAACTGATCACTATGGTATGGACTGTGGCCGTCCGGACATGGACTTGGGGAATAATGATGATCACTCAGCGATCAATGTCAATGACGCGCTCGGCACTCTTCAGTCAAAGACGAGCAAAGTGTCCAGCCCGGAGACTACCCAAACGGAAAACGGGCACGACAGGACGAGTGGCTACAAGTACGACTATTATGCGTCGCCTGTGGCCATTAATATCCCAAGATATTTGTCGCCGCTTCCGCCATCTCTAATACATGTACCCATCAACCTGATGTATTTTCATCATTTTCTCAACCACACTGCAAGAGTGCTGGTTACGCATGACTGTGGAGACAACCCTTTCAGTTCTGTTCTACCCTCCA TGGCAATCGGCGATTCGAATCTTCTCAATTTGATGCTAGCATACTCGGCAAGCCACCGGGCAAGGTTCCTGGGCCACTCTGAGCCTGCTAATCGGATTGCCCACTGGGTGAGAAATGTTTTCCCCTCCTTGCGCTTGGCTCTGGAGAACGCGCAAGAGAAAATTACCGACAGTCATCTCGCGACTGCCATTATGCTGCTTTCATTGGAGATAGTCTCTCCGAGCACTTTCGAGGTCCCGATACCCTGGCAAAATCATCTCAAATTGGCTCGTGACCTATTCCTAGCACGCAAAAGCCAGATTGCTTATCCTGGAAATCGTGTTGGAGCATTTCTTACCCGCTGGCTTGGTTACCTTGATATATTGGGCTCGCTGTCATGCCGACGCCACTTGCCGCCTCTATTGGAGTACTACTCAGTTTTGAATACGTGCACTATAGTTGAGGATTGGGATGAATTTGCGATTGACTGTATGACCGGGTTTACTCCCCGCACTGGCCTTTTCTTGATGCAGCTCGGAGGACTAGTGCACCATTGCGACAATGAGAGGTTTGACGACATGGAAGAGTTCCTGCCCAACTGGCAACCATCTCCGGATACAGTTCGCCGAGCTGAAGCATTGATATCTGATTGGGAAACACTCGATGCGCATGCACATGCGTACGAAAAACACTACCAAGACTGCGAATCCTCAGATATCATCTCTATTGACCGTGCGTTTCGATATGCCGGCTTAGtccacctccatcgccgaGTGCTTGGTGATCCTCCCGGCTCGGTCTCGGTGTCGAAAGCCTTGAATGGTCTGATGCAGTCAGTAACAGCAATTCAGTCGGGCTCCGCGATCGAAGCAGGAGTGCTGTTTCCGATTTTTACAGCGGGATGCGAAACGCAGAACCTCGAACAAAGAGCCGAGATAAAGGAGCGATTAGAGACCCTGGAGGGAATTGGAATGAAACAG ATACAGAATGCTCGTACGTTGATGCAGAGAAGCTGGGATACCAATTTGCCCTGGATCGCCTTCGCGCAGGGAGAGTTTATTGGGTAA
- a CDS encoding uncharacterized protein (COG:S;~EggNog:ENOG410PZDH;~TransMembrane:1 (o15-40i)), producing MEGCNISDARGAGAFTIYALLLLSVLTSISLMFCIFLTFLESRTLNLTRTSAAGHASSNLRRSTEQEAKQDEMAPAHMAYSADLLDGGIEDIQIQPLRPLLMTPLPDENSHPLIGESGDLLGSIVDNLKISALDPKRAPRIPLFQHQLRDATQPNTHPGCENEAVSTVAKWDGKICWALKGSSIFNDADEEIDAFNARSNMLVRQPYSELWVFQYGLRYIPALTDRDVYRTIRIEELPRGVVMSQVLPLIVGEVYCARLADTSNITGYNTAMITFVTQEDAVKFVTLIVNKTIVLPFEKLVPVHTPTYPTPAETGRLITEEGYTRTLGVFHIRPSLKTEIMRLLNNTNFKYFLQVEAVDDGPAVCEVSVKMLSVKAAAMLFEWLRRHPALGKCQFRFLRQSGAPSEGKSVVVSADSQTASW from the exons ATGGAAGGCTGCAACATCTCAGATGCACGAGGAGCAGGTGCATTTACCATTTAcgccctgctcctcctctccgtcctcaCGTCCATTTCTTTGATGTTTTGTATTTTTTTGACTTTTCTTGAATCCCGCACCCTGAACCTCACTCGCACCTCAGCTGCTGGACATGCCAGCAGCAATCTTCGCCGTTCCACGGAGCAAGAAGCAAAGCAGGACGAAATGGCACCAGCCCATATGGCTTACTCTGCAGACCTTCTCGATGGTGGAATAGAAGACATCCAGAttcaacctcttcgtccGTTGCTGATGACGCCGTTGCCCGATGAAAATAGCCATCCACTTATTGGAGAGTCGGGCGATTTGTTAGGCAGCATTGTGGACAATCTAAAGATATCTGCACTGGACCCCAAG CGCGCTCCGCGTATCCCCCTCTTCCAACACCAGCTTCGCGACGCGACGCAGCCAAACACGCACCCCGGGTGCGAAAATGAGGCCGTTTCAACTGTTGCTAAGTGGGATGGAAAGATTTGTTGGGCATTAAAGGGTTCTAGCATCTTTAATGATGCAGACGAAGAGATCGACGCCTTCAACGCTCGCTCAAATATGCTTGTTCGCCAACCCTACTCTGAGCTCTGGGTTTTCCAGTATGGCCTTCGCTACATTCCCGCCCTCACTGATCGTGATGTCTACCGTACCATCCGCATCGAAGAGCTCCCTCGCGGGGTAGTTATGAGCCAAGTCCTTCCACTTATCGTTGGTGAGGTATACTGCGCTAGACTGGCGGATACAAGTAACATCACCGGCTATAACACGGCCATGATCACTTTCGTTACGCAGGAAGACGCTGTCAAGTTTGTGACTTTGATCGTAAACAAAACCATTGTCCTACCATTTGAAAAACTTGTCCCTGTCCACACACCAACCTACCCCACGCCTGCCGAGACAGGCCGCTTGATTACCGAGGAAGGCTACACCCGCACACTAGGCGTATTCCACATCAGGCCGTCGCTCAAAACAGAGATCATGCGTCTGCTAAATAACACAAACTTCAAATATTTCTTACAGGTAGaagctgttgatgatggCCCTGCTGTTTGTGAAGTTTCAGTGAAGATGCTGTCAGTCAAGGCAGCGGCAATGTTGTTCGAATGGCTTCGGAGGCATCCGGCCCTAGGAAAATGTCAATTTCGATTCTTGCGACAAAGTGGCGCGCCCTCTGAGGGAAAATCTGTGGTGGTGAGCGCTGATTCGCAAACTGCCAGCTGGTAG
- a CDS encoding enoyl-CoA hydratase/isomerase family protein (COG:I;~EggNog:ENOG410PK7T;~InterPro:IPR001753,IPR029045,IPR014748;~PFAM:PF00378,PF16113;~go_function: GO:0003824 - catalytic activity [Evidence IEA]) yields the protein MYFSPPPIEIPSSYESFPTRHIKVSHYPVGSSTATPVVIVTLNRPEKRNAFTMDMAEDLEKVFNLFDRDERVRAIVLTGAGNTFCAGADLDIGFRALEPRARDHRDSGGRVALAVHKCRKPTIAAMQGSAVGVGMTMVLPAAIRIAHETSKYGFVFARRGITMESCSSYFLPRLIGQSRANYLVSTGAVFPSTSPHFGGLFAETMPEQTQVLPRALALATEIAENVSPQAASLNRELMWRGPESAEEAHILESDVIYHRFISPDQKEGVTAFFEKRKPNFTGDVTRNQPASYPWWADVNIDPPSGVKGSSKL from the exons ATGTACTTCAGCCCACCGCCCATCGAAATCCCCTCGTCCTACGAGTCTTTCCCAACAAGGCATATCAAGGTCTCACATTACCCAGTGGGATCTTCCACCGCAACCCCCGTCGTTATCGTTACGCTGAACAGGCCCGAAAAGCGCAATGCCTTCACAATGGACATGGCcgaggacctggagaaggtctTCAATCTGTTCGACCGCGACGAGCGCGTTCGGGCTATTGTTTTAACTGGTGCCGGAAACACCTTTTGCGCCGGCGCAGATTTGGATATTGGATTCCGGGCCTTGGAGCCGAGAGCAAGGGACCATAGGGATAG CGGCGGCCGCGTTGCCCTCGCAGTGCACAAGTGCCGCAAGCCCACCATCGCTGCCATGCAGGGCTCAGCCGTTGGAGTCGGGATGACTATGGTTCTACCTGCTGCCATTAG AATCGCACACGAAACAAGCAAATAcggcttcgtcttcgcccGCCGCGGCATAACAATGGAGTCGTGCTCCTCCTACTTCCTCCCGCGGCTAATCGGGCAGTCGCGCGCAAACTACCTCGTCTCAACGGGTGCTGTGTTCCCATCTACGTCTCCTCATTTCGGGGGCCTCTTCGCCGAAACGATGCCTGAACAGACGCAGGTCCTCCCCCGTGCATTAGCTCTGGCTACCGAGATCGCGGAAAATGTCAGCCCGCAGGCTGCGTCGCTTAATCGGGAGTTGATGTGGCGGGGCCCTGAATCTGCGGAGGAGGCACATATCCTTGAGTCCGATGTTATTTACCATCGGTTTATTTCTCC GGACCAGAAGGAAGGTGTTACGGCTTTCTttgagaagaggaagccaaATTTCACTGGAGACGTGACGAGgaatcagccagccagttaTCCTTGGTGGGCTGATGTGAACATTGACCCCCCAAGTGGGGTTAAGGGTTCTTCGAAGCTATAG